The DNA segment GCATGCAGCGTGCGCTCGACCTGCACTTTCCGCGCAAATAGCCAGCATGTATGCAGATGCATTTAAAAGCCAAACCAAGTCATCAGTTAATTCTGCAGGCACCAGTAGTACAAAAGCCGAGGAGTACTAATCAATTCATGCATGCACCGAGGAGCTGCCGTCTTGTATTATGGAATCCAGTTGAAAAGAAGTTACGCCCTGTATTtaggaacagagggagtatgttattACCCACTTCCAGGCCAGTTGAGCATAACCACACCATGCTAGAAGCAACAGTTAGGCTAGCGTGTTAGACTTATGGGCTTCCGATTTGTTTCTCTGGGTGCCATATAATCCTTAATGTCATCCTTGCATGCATAAGTTGGACAGCGCATAGCTGATATATGAGTATATTCTACTCTTACTGAAAAGaacgcatattttttttctttcattttttatagtgTCTCGATTTTTTTAACCAATTTATATTTCCATGCAAAAGCAATCAGTATTGCAAACTCAAATAATCCGGTTACAAGACGAATCTCCGGCATGGCTATTGGTTGGTGCTTGTAGACAAGCTATCTGCTATTATTTAAATACTTTAAAATTATTGAAAATAtcttctattataatatgtgtTTTATCCGGGCTAATCAAATTATGAAACTCTAGTACATATGAATTATCTCTTTTGGAAGTTGAATAGCTTAAGTGAGAATCCGAAAAGGATGGCAAAAAGAATTGCAAATGACACAACGGCCATAGCAGCCACCCATAACAAGTCAAGATTGTAACCAAAGTAGCTCTCAACAAAGTCAGATACACGCACACCGTTATCAAACTTGTCATCTACATCCCCAAACTGTGAAGTAACCAACCCATTGATTGTCCATGCAACAGGGCAAATCCAATAGTACCATCTCCACCATATTGGAATTCTCTGTAGATAAAAGGAGCCATATTTAGGAAAACTAGGAGTGAAGTTTGGTAGtacttcttaattttttttctagtcttgGCTTTGAGATAATTTGGCTAGGAACCTTGTATACATTGATATTTGAGAAAAGCTAGTATACTTAACTGTTTTTGGTATTAGAAATCCAGAGAAAAGGTGCCATATGGCATAGAAAGTTGTGGAAACAATAGAGGACATGGTGTAGTTTGGAGTTAGACCTGCCGCCATCATGCCATAAAATGTGAAGTATGATAGAGTGAAGTACATGAAGAACATGTACCAAAAAAACTTGGTGCATGTCCACTCATATCCCATCATAGAATACACTATCACACCATATATCAAGGTTTGGAGGAAGATGTAAGGAAGTTCAACTACAACCTGCAATAGAACTAGATGTTAACAAAGCTTATTCATTTATCATTTCTGTCTACTTACCAAGGGTTTTAGTTTTGTAGAAATTGAACACAATCTTGAAACATTATATCTAGCCTCATGTGTAAACACTATGATGCCAAAGAACCATACCTGCCCCAAGGCATATGGTAAAGGCGAGTACATGTGAGATGCTCTTTCCCTGTAAAAGACCGTGCGTTCAATATTGACAACTGGTTGAACTGAAGAAGAGTTCTGCACTCCTAGAGTGAAACATGTGGAATACATGGAACCCATGGCACTGAGCAAGGCTTGTTGACTTTGCCTATGAGAAAGGAATATTTAGGGTAAGCATGGTCCAATGGCATCCTTTAAAATCTGTAAAGAAAAtcacaaatataaaatatttcctTGTGTttattgttatatatatttACCTTTTTCTACCAACACCCCAGAACATTGTTCCAAACAATAGTGCAATTACAACGGTGAAGAAGAAATTCACAGCAATATATGGAGGATTCCTCCAATATGACAAACGTTGCTTCCAGAGGCAAGCCAAACATTGTATAACAAAGGTCTGTGAATATTTAGTTGGAAACAATAAGTCGCTTGAACCGTCATGGGGTGTGCTTAACTCCTTTATCAAATTTTTGTTCCTCCTGTAGGGAAAACAAAGCACTAATATCATCAAACAATAACATTACCTattaaatttttcatatatttgaaACATTCATTATAAAAGTGTAAATTGCAGATCTTTTGAAGCATCTGTAGTTTAGCATTATGATATCATCACAATATATGATTCATGTAGGGATATTTTTTGCTTTTGCCACTACCTTGTATTGTTATTTCATTTCTTTactaatattgaaaaaaaaacttatattattgttttttcaGAATATCATATTtgtaattttagttgtttcCCCAGCTTGTTGAAAATTGTTTAGACATGCATAAAAGGACACCattgtcttctcttttttcaACCTATACTTAAGTAATTAATGATAGAACAAAGTATTTTCTACATACCACAAACATGGACACATTTATCACATATACCATTATGGAACCAGACATCTTGCACATCACACAAAGTTTGATTTTCATCTAGGTTTTCTGTTGCTGGAGCAACGATTAAAGGTATATAGTCAGACTATTAACTAAAGGATGACCCCATCCCTACCTATATAGTTCAGAATTCTTGTATACTTGAGTAAAGTTAACCCCAGTTATCTGTTCCTGCAATGTACTAGTCACTTCCAGCATCCATGTTGAAGGATTGTAGCCATGTTTTATCTTCCTGACACCTTCAATAGACTTTAAAAATGAAAGCAGTTCAATAGCATGTTTCTGAGTGCAAAAATTCAAGCATGTATTACATTATGCGATTTTTTTCTAACCTCAAAATATTTGATCAATTCACATGAATGTTGTCCTAATGGACCTACATAAATTGCTTCACCTCCTCTTTTCATTAGGAAGAGCTGTAAATATGAACAATACCAGAAGGAATTGAGTGGGATGCAAATAATGTTAATCCACCAGTGATTTACTTTTTTCTTGTATACCCATTAAATCTGTATGAGAAAATGCACTATATTGCTATAATTTTGTTCACCTCATCAAATGATTCAAATATATCAATACTAGGTTGATGGATTGTGCAAACAACAGTTCTTCCCATGTCCACAATATTCCTTACTGTCCTCATGACAATGGCTGCTGCTCGTGCATCAAGTCCAGATGTTGGTTCATCCATGAATATGATAGATGGGTTCGCAACTAGTTCCACTGCTATTGTTAGCCGTTTCCTTTGTTCAGTTGATAATCCACTCAAGCCAGGCAATCCAACCAATGCATCTTTTAAGGGAAAGAGCTCCACAAGCTCCATGAACTCATCAATAAATCTCTACAAACCAAGCACACGAAAAAAGACTAGCATGTCATGTCATGATACGTACTTGTATACTACTTGACGTTCAAAAAAGTGTTTCTTTCATGTCTAACCTTTCTTGCTATAGAATCAATTTCGGCTGGTAATCTAAGCCATGCTGAGAACATAAGGGATTCATAGACAGTTAGATTTGGTGAATGGATATCATTTTGTTCACAATATCCTGAAACTCGAGAAAATGTTTCTTGCTTCTTCGGATAGCCAGATACAGTAATATTACCATGTATATGTCCACTGGTCTTCCTCCCAGCTAACACATCCAACAATGTTGTCTTGCCTGCACCACTGATACCCATAAGTGCTGTAAGCACTCCTGGCCTAAATGAACCACTAAGATCCTTCAGTAGTTCCAACCGACTCCCTGCCATACCCTGTACTTTCAGTGCCTACATGTTTTGTTGGATAAAGACAATTATATATGGATTTGCTCATAAATGTTATGTTTATAGGCGATTTATAGATAGAACATGCATGTCAAGACCAGACAAAGGAATATTTGTGTACCTTTGGCATGTCTATACTGTATCTTATATCTTCAAATGTCATGTAAACGGGTACAAAAGGCAGGATACTTCCTTTCCTGGCTGGACTAGAATTATGATTTGCATTGCTTGAAGTTGCTTCATCATTGTTGCCACCCTCAGCGTCTAGTAGACATAACACAGAAGAAagttatataatttattaaattaaatCTCATTGTGatatatagtattttatatTGGTGAATACAAAATTACATCTTTTATCATTGGTAACTCGGCCTCCAGATGATGGCTCCTGATCATAACCGGTTAAATTTTCTAGTTTTATCTGCAATGTTTCCTGAGACATTTCTCGCCCATTTCTTTTAAGTACTGCAGAGAACATGGTGCATAAATTTAGAATGTATagcccctttttaaaagaacaaTAGCTTTTactaatataagaaattcatttttttctctaactCACATGTGAGAATTGAGAGGCAGATGGTGTAGAGGATATTGAACAGAAGCACATATCCAAGCAAGGCACCAAGACCAATCCAATACCATTTGGCCTCCGGGAAAACCCCACGAGATTCCAGAACTAACCTTCCGAGTGGTTCTCTAAAACCAGGTAGTGCCTGATAACAAAATGTTTTTAATGGACATATTATGATATATGGATTTCAATTGATtccataagtttttttttacctcattCCAGCTGGGACTTAGGAATTCATTTACTGCTAAGGCATTTAGTGCATACATCAGGGGTGATGTCCAGTACTCCCATATCAGCCATTTTTTAACTTCATCTGTTAAATCAAACAAACATATCATACAATATGTATACAAGTACCAACACCAATGTGGAAATAATATCAGAAGTAATGCCAATATCATGTCGTGTTTTGTCAGATAGTTTGTGTACCTCTTGATAGGATGAATCCGCTTGAAACCATAACTATTAGTATACAGAATTCACTCACGGTGCTTGCAACAACTGGATGCCTTGTAAGAGCAGCAATGAAACGGAAAAGTCCACATATTGCCTCGGACATTACAAAAAGCACAAGGAATTGTCTAAAACATCTACAAGATTGCATTGTTTTCATTAATCTTTGCAATATATTCATTACAAGAGTTTGTCCGATGTAttgaattttgtttttcttaccTCTCTATATTTGGATCAAATCCAATAACATAGTATGTTATGGAGACCCAAATTATTGTATTAAGGAAGGAGATTGGAGTCTTAATGATCCATGATGGCAAGGAATATGTCCATGCTGGATAGAAGAGTAGATCCCTTTGCTTGAAAAAAACTGGGAGATTTGCAAGAGCTGCTCCCATTTCTGCCAACCCTTTAAACATTATTGCCAACGTACCAAAGAACTGCACTCCCATGTACATCCTCCCGTTTTCTATCGAGTCATGATGCATATTTGTACGGATAAAGACACTCATTGCAATTATCGCCACCAGTGTTAACTGAACAATTCAAAGAAATAATGTAACAGAGGCCAATGAGCTTCAATTGTTCCAAAGAAATTGTGGGTTGTTTtgctataatataatataaaatgtctCCGATTGTCAGAATCACCTGAAGTGCAttgaatatatatagaaatgaTTTTCTTTTCAACAGCAATATCTCTCTGTCAATGTTAGCTTTAAGTATTTTTTTCAAGTTGACACCATGCTTTGATGTTTTCAGCGCTGCAATATGGCTCTTGCTGTTATCAAATGGGATTGCCAACTCACTTCTTATTGCCTGGCCAACATGGAAACACTGAAATGCCTCGGCAATCACTGTAACAGGAATATATCGATATGTGTCATCGCCATGTATCCAGTATTGTTTCTGATCTTTCCTTGATGTAACCTATCACATTTCACTCATATTTAGTAACAATTATACTGCAACCAAATTTAATCATCTGATACTACCATGATTGAACATAGTGAGAAAACTCACTTCTTGCAAGAAGTCAGCTACACCTTTTCTTTCTGGGCATTTGAATCCCAACGATTTAAAGAACTCAAGCACATGATCACGAGGGCCACTATAGACAACTTGACCATCTGAGAGGAGAATTATATCATCAAATAATTCATATGTCTCGGGTGCAGGCTGTAGCAAAGCAATGACAGCTGTTCCACCAAGAACATGAATGGTTTGTTGGATGGTGTTCACTATCTGGAATGTTGTTGAGCTATCAAGTCCATTTGATATCTCGTCCATGAAAAGAGCTCGTCCTAGTGTGACAAGCATCTCAGCTGCAGAATCAACATTAGGGCTGTATGAGCATCCAAACATCTTAAGTAAATCCAATTCTAAATTACCTGTAGTTAGTCGCCTTTTTTGCCCTCCAGATATGCCTCTCAACATATTATCACCTACAATTGTGTCGGCGCATATATCCAACCCCAAAATcttcaaatgataaaaaaataaagtaaaagaaTTATTATCGCGTATACATGTGAACTTACACATGAATGAGAAGAAATTTTCaacagataattttttttaccaggcCTATAAGTAGGGGTCTAGCAGTATCCAGGGACAAGGGTGGTAATTTATTTACCTCAGGGAGGTAGTAAGTTTTTAGTGGACCAAATGGTAGGATGAGGAAGCggaatagaaaaataagaaaagggAGGGTGCTGCTCTCTGAGACACGCTACATATTATGTTGTTCTCTGAGGGGCGTTCTATAGCATTGTATATAAGTAGATAGTGCTCATATACCTTTAGTATGTGATTTGTAACTATCTCAGCTTTCTCCTCTCCTGTTGTAGCTGCCTGCATATGCAAAATGAGACATTGATGTTCATCAAACCTTATACTGGAACATTAATAGATGGTAAAAACATGAAGAGATTGCTCAACATACTGGAAGGTGAGTTGTGATTTAAGAACTCCATTGTACCTTCAAATATATATCAGTTTCAGGATCTGGTGTAAtgttttcttcctcttctcttctcaatAGTTCTAGAAACAGATCTGAAAATTTTCCATAAAATGTTAGTTTTTCATATGATATGACACTATGATAAGTTTAAACTCCCCATTTCCTGTCTTACCATAGTGATGGCCAACTCCTTGACACTTTGCAGAGAAATTGATTGTCTCACGAACTGTCAGTTCAGCCATATGCAGATCATGTTGGCTAACATAAGCTGCGGATCTTTGGGGTATAAATTTGTCCATTGTATGCCCATTGTAAGTTATCATCCCCGATACCTTTTGTAATTGCATTGTAGTATTTCCTTATATTAGTACGGCAAGCATACTAGATTATATATACTGAAGACAACCAGTAGGCCAACCAAGTAGCgtggtaaaaaaattgaaaaacataAATGAAACTACTTTTACGGTTGATGGGAGTGTTCCAGCCAAGGCCAACAACAGTGATGTTTTTCCAGAGCCAGGAGAACCTAATAGCAAGGTCATTCTGAAAACAGCAGgataaaagttatatatagcATCGAGATAATTTAGACATTGTCAATTGCTGAGATGTTATGACCTGTGAGGCTTGATGATCCCACTAGCATTGTGAAGGACAGATATTTTTTGCTTACTTCTTGTTGTCATGTGAAGAGTATTCGCCAGGCCCTGTTTAGAGGTGATTGtcaatttttcaccatgtcactaCACATGGAATATAGTAAAATAAGGGAGCCATATGCAGTAAATATTTAGGCTGCTGCAAAAGTAATGTCATCTTCTAAATAAAAACAATCGACTATGCACAGATTCCTTGAGTTAGAGCTACTTGAATTCGGAAGTAATGGCTATGAACCAGTATTTGGTGTGGGGCGCAATTTTATTCAAATTGGTATACGCTGGTTCTCCAACATACAGATAggtattatttttattagaCCTTATTTACCATCTTTATACCTCttgcttcaatttttttttcttttacattcATTGCAACTGTATTATCTCTTCCaccattaaaaaaattgcaCTTCTCTCCTTTATCATTCTTCCTCCAGTGCATAGTTTTGCTTCTCCATCACAAAAATTCTAACatatccaaaaataaatatacgTGTCACATGAATTATGGCTTAGCTTTGCCATAATCCCTAGGGGTGGCCGATATTTATACTCGTAGGTCCTTTGAGTTCCTCAGCGACCTTGCTAAATAATTGAGGCTAATCGGCTTGTGCGAAGGCTCTTGTCTGACTAGGAGTAAGTACTCTTCCTTAATCAGACTCTGTTACCTTGTCTGTTGCACATGGCCGTGTCGCTAATGTTTAGGAACTGTTACAAGATATGATACGGTATATGTATTTTTGGTATGGTATATGTACGCCAATAGAGTATACCATATGGAGTAGACgattaccaccaccaccaccatcatcatcataatTAAATTCACCATGAAAATGATTTGGTTCTTAAATGTTTCATGAGATAATATTTACCGTGGAATTATGTGCATGGatattattaaatatttgtGGAAAATGGTAACCAtggtatatttatttttggatatggtagaatattttccttttataaaCATCTAATTTTGAAGGTACAGAAGA comes from the Oryza glaberrima chromosome 9, OglaRS2, whole genome shotgun sequence genome and includes:
- the LOC127783696 gene encoding ABC transporter G family member 46, whose protein sequence is MDDDVDAGEINAVDRRREEGSASAAAFSRSPSTGRVDDDDDDLLTYGRSARRMAALPAPAMPDGTELRRPVGGDVVGDDDYLRFLYKFKERFDRVGIKLPTIEVRYKNLNVEAESYVGSRGLPTILNTYANILKGLANTLHMTTRSKQKISVLHNASGIIKPHRMTLLLGSPGSGKTSLLLALAGTLPSTVKVSGMITYNGHTMDKFIPQRSAAYVSQHDLHMAELTVRETINFSAKCQGVGHHYDLFLELLRREEEENITPDPETDIYLKAATTGEEKAEIVTNHILKILGLDICADTIVGDNMLRGISGGQKRRLTTAEMLVTLGRALFMDEISNGLDSSTTFQIVNTIQQTIHVLGGTAVIALLQPAPETYELFDDIILLSDGQVVYSGPRDHVLEFFKSLGFKCPERKGVADFLQEVTSRKDQKQYWIHGDDTYRYIPVTVIAEAFQCFHVGQAIRSELAIPFDNSKSHIAALKTSKHGVNLKKILKANIDREILLLKRKSFLYIFNALQLTLVAIIAMSVFIRTNMHHDSIENGRMYMGVQFFGTLAIMFKGLAEMGAALANLPVFFKQRDLLFYPAWTYSLPSWIIKTPISFLNTIIWVSITYYVIGFDPNIERCFRQFLVLFVMSEAICGLFRFIAALTRHPVVASTVSEFCILIVMVSSGFILSRDEVKKWLIWEYWTSPLMYALNALAVNEFLSPSWNEALPGFREPLGRLVLESRGVFPEAKWYWIGLGALLGYVLLFNILYTICLSILTLLKRNGREMSQETLQIKLENLTGYDQEPSSGGRVTNDKRYAEGGNNDEATSSNANHNSSPARKGSILPFVPVYMTFEDIRYSIDMPKALKVQGMAGSRLELLKDLSGSFRPGVLTALMGISGAGKTTLLDVLAGRKTSGHIHGNITVSGYPKKQETFSRVSGYCEQNDIHSPNLTVYESLMFSAWLRLPAEIDSIARKRFIDEFMELVELFPLKDALVGLPGLSGLSTEQRKRLTIAVELVANPSIIFMDEPTSGLDARAAAIVMRTVRNIVDMGRTVVCTIHQPSIDIFESFDELFLMKRGGEAIYVGPLGQHSCELIKYFESIEGVRKIKHGYNPSTWMLEVTSTLQEQITGVNFTQVYKNSELYRRNKNLIKELSTPHDGSSDLLFPTKYSQTFVIQCLACLWKQRLSYWRNPPYIAVNFFFTVVIALLFGTMFWGVGRKRQSQQALLSAMGSMYSTCFTLGVQNSSSVQPVVNIERTVFYRERASHMYSPLPYALGQVVVELPYIFLQTLIYGVIVYSMMGYEWTCTKFFWYMFFMYFTLSYFTFYGMMAAGLTPNYTMSSIVSTTFYAIWHLFSGFLIPKTRIPIWWRWYYWICPVAWTINGLVTSQFGDVDDKFDNGVRVSDFVESYFGYNLDLLWVAAMAVVSFAILFAILFGFSLKLFNFQKR